A genomic segment from Candidatus Acidiferrales bacterium encodes:
- the surE gene encoding 5'/3'-nucleotidase SurE, with protein sequence MTPAKTARMRRLLMVVLVLLAFAQIGQVRPSAGGGQAGGEPRQAPPQAGQASTKPFRILLANDDGIQAPGLLALYQALSPIAEVTVVAPAADQSGVGHGLTYRTPILVSEQMRQGRTWYAVEALPATCVRLGLAALLKERPDLVVSGINRGANLGLVSYFSGTCGAAREAAFSGISAIAVSLDSSPRPDSIGASMDYKPAAQFTRRVVELIRLKGGLPPGIWLNINYPSGLARGARVARQSVKAQEQTYEERRSPRGQRYFWSMYKPVESDEPDTDVAALREGYASITPMQLDQTSATMRPKMEEWFREWAGGSEKGSRLFTF encoded by the coding sequence ATGACTCCAGCGAAGACAGCAAGGATGCGACGACTGCTCATGGTTGTTTTGGTGTTGCTCGCCTTTGCCCAGATCGGGCAGGTGCGTCCAAGTGCTGGTGGCGGGCAAGCCGGTGGCGAGCCGCGGCAGGCCCCGCCACAGGCGGGGCAGGCTTCGACAAAGCCCTTTCGCATCTTGCTGGCGAATGACGACGGGATCCAGGCGCCGGGATTGCTGGCGCTCTATCAAGCGCTCTCGCCGATCGCCGAGGTGACGGTGGTGGCGCCCGCTGCCGATCAGAGCGGCGTGGGCCATGGACTCACCTACCGGACTCCCATCCTGGTCAGCGAGCAAATGCGCCAAGGCAGGACCTGGTATGCGGTGGAGGCGCTGCCGGCCACCTGCGTGCGGCTGGGGCTTGCTGCCCTGCTGAAGGAGAGGCCGGACCTGGTGGTTTCCGGGATCAACCGCGGGGCGAATCTCGGACTGGTGAGTTACTTCTCGGGAACGTGTGGTGCCGCCCGCGAAGCTGCTTTCAGCGGCATCTCGGCCATCGCGGTATCGCTCGATTCCTCTCCGCGCCCCGATTCTATCGGGGCGAGCATGGACTACAAACCAGCGGCGCAGTTCACCCGGCGCGTGGTCGAGCTGATTCGGCTCAAAGGCGGACTTCCACCGGGTATCTGGCTCAACATCAATTATCCGTCCGGTCTTGCCAGGGGCGCGCGCGTCGCGCGACAGAGCGTCAAAGCGCAAGAGCAGACCTACGAAGAGCGCCGCAGTCCTCGCGGGCAACGCTATTTCTGGAGCATGTATAAGCCGGTCGAGTCGGATGAGCCGGATACCGACGTCGCGGCCTTGCGCGAAGGCTATGCCTCGATCACCCCCATGCAGCTCGACCAGACTTCTGCCACCATGAGGCCCAAGATGGAAGAATGGTTTCGAGAGTGGGCGGGTGGCTCGGAAAAGGGTTCGAGGCTGTTCACGTTCTGA